In one Rutidosis leptorrhynchoides isolate AG116_Rl617_1_P2 chromosome 8, CSIRO_AGI_Rlap_v1, whole genome shotgun sequence genomic region, the following are encoded:
- the LOC139863815 gene encoding uncharacterized protein, with protein MGVSSSTWSRQGDPLSSYLFLLIMEGLHLCLKEKVDAGGITGYLTPNPDVKVSHLFYADDAVILSEISELKNKVAKSHLFGLGVHESLVDNYMDLVFSKFTVRVIKTVHGTDGGLQNTRFSNSIWCNIVASFQKTKDSNLLPADVLRRKVGRGDTIRFWKDNWLGDEEDCSIADKLINGSWEWTWIQNDIGARNGAALRDLCSKIGHVVLRDERDSWHWSLAEDNGYSVSGTRCYIDEAILPTDNIYKMWIKEIPRKINNFIWRLALDRLHTRLNLSRCGLEIEAIWCVSCGCNIESIHHVVFECEIPKSYGGN; from the exons ATGGGAGTTTCATCTTCAACGTGGTCTCGTCAAGGTGACCCGTTaagctcgtatttatttttattgattatGGAAGGGTTGCATTTATGCTTGAAAGAGAAAGTGGATGCGGGAGGGATTACTGGTTACTTAACTCCTAATCCTGATGTTAAAGTATCGCATCTTTTTTATGCGGATGACGCGGTGATTTTATCAGA AATTTCCGAGTTGAAGAATAAAGTGGCTAAATCTCATTTATTCGGACTCGGAGTGCACGAGTCCTTGGTTGACAATTAT ATGGATTTGGTGTTTAGTAAATTCACTGTGCGTGTGATCAAGACAGTACACGGAACTGATGGTGGTCTTCAAAACACTCGGTTCTCTAATTCTATTTGGTGTAACATCGTGGCCTCATTTCAGAAAACGAAGGATTCGAACCTCTTACCTGCAGATGTGCTTCGACGTAAGGTGGGGAGGGGTGATACTATTAGATTTTGGAAGGATAATTGGCTTGGTGATG AAGAGGATTGCTCGATTGCGGACAAACTGATTAACGGGTCATGGGAATGGACGTGGATTCAGAATGACATTGGAGCCAGAAATGGTGCGGCATTACGTGATCTATGTTCGAAAATTGGTCATGTTGTGCTAAGGGATGAACGTGATTCTTGGCATTGGTCTCTTGCGGAGGACAATGGGTATTCGGTTAGTGGGACTAGATGCTATATTGATGAGGCAATTTTACCTACGGATAATATTTACAAGATGTGGATCAAGGAGATTCCGAGGAAGATTAACAATTTTATATGGAGACTTGCTTTAGATAGGCTCCATACTCGCCTTAATTTATCGCGTTGTGGCTTGGAGATTGAGGCGATTTGGTGTGTATCATGTGGTTGTAACATTGAGTCTATTCATCATGTGGTGTTCGAGTGCGAGATTCCGAAGAGTTATGGAGGAAATTAA